The following proteins come from a genomic window of Synechococcus sp. BIOS-E4-1:
- a CDS encoding lysylphosphatidylglycerol synthase domain-containing protein: MLKRFRSLLSLKLPGGLKLWITLLALGFVGWALAGHAVGLRSLSITTQGWWWLVLALGLSWLSLLVNAGAWQVLVGWLGYGTGSTPLLPLYLSSNLLKYLPGGVWHFLRRVRALGPSIGTGPALVSVLLEPMLMAVAALLWVPFGGWQNGLALLAPLPALLLLPRWREPLLCRLERSRLRQLNRSDPDLASLPPLDQLGSGRKDYPWAPLMAELVFIASRFSGFWCCIQVFGLTPVLPIGSWMAAFALAWATGLVVPAAPGGLGVFEAILLLRLGSSVPEAALLAVALSYRLVVTLADLLAAAGVKMDGLIALRVAQLSDSPQSSSGSSS, encoded by the coding sequence ATGCTGAAGCGTTTCAGATCCCTGCTTTCGCTGAAGCTCCCGGGAGGCCTGAAGCTGTGGATCACCCTGCTGGCGCTTGGATTTGTGGGTTGGGCGCTGGCCGGTCATGCCGTGGGACTGCGCTCGCTCTCGATCACAACACAAGGCTGGTGGTGGCTTGTGCTGGCCCTCGGCCTCAGTTGGCTGAGTTTGCTCGTGAATGCGGGCGCTTGGCAGGTGCTGGTGGGTTGGCTGGGATATGGCACAGGCTCAACACCGCTGCTGCCTCTATATCTGAGCAGCAATCTGCTCAAGTATCTGCCCGGCGGGGTGTGGCATTTCCTTCGGCGGGTGAGGGCTTTGGGGCCTTCGATCGGTACGGGGCCGGCACTGGTGTCCGTCTTGCTTGAGCCCATGTTGATGGCGGTGGCGGCCCTGCTCTGGGTGCCCTTTGGTGGTTGGCAGAACGGACTGGCCTTGCTGGCACCACTGCCTGCACTGCTCCTGCTTCCACGCTGGAGAGAGCCCTTGCTCTGCCGGCTTGAACGCAGTCGTTTGCGGCAACTCAACCGCTCTGATCCCGATCTGGCCTCCTTGCCTCCCCTGGATCAGTTGGGAAGTGGCCGCAAGGATTACCCCTGGGCACCTCTGATGGCCGAGCTGGTGTTCATCGCTTCACGCTTCTCCGGTTTCTGGTGCTGCATTCAGGTGTTCGGTCTGACCCCGGTGCTGCCGATCGGCAGCTGGATGGCAGCCTTTGCCCTGGCCTGGGCCACAGGGCTTGTGGTTCCCGCTGCTCCAGGGGGGCTTGGTGTATTCGAGGCGATTCTGCTGCTGCGCCTGGGTTCATCCGTGCCGGAGGCAGCACTCCTCGCCGTGGCACTCAGTTATCGCCTCGTGGTCACTCTTGCGGATCTACTGGCTGCTGCAGGCGTGAAAATGGATGGTCTGATCGCCCTGCGCGTCGCTCAGCTGAGTGATTCTCCGCAGTCCTCATCGGGCTCCTCCAGCTGA
- the larC gene encoding nickel pincer cofactor biosynthesis protein LarC — protein MTPGLAASYVVDCPTGLAGDMLLASCLDLGVSPEVIHAPLRALGFENGYALRVEEAHNGGLRGLRLEVESREEHPLHRHWGELRQRILTAALSPFLHDKVLSVFTALAEAEAAVHGIAADHVHFHEVGAMDSLVDVVGVCAAIEHLNPTSLWCVPPPAGRGGVATAHGLLPVPAPAVLELARCHGVELRWGGDWPEAELTTPTGLALMAVLADGFGWPEKLAPEAVGTGLGHRELDRPNLLRLIRQHPQVSGATNQPRWQDLIIQEAWIDDVSAEAMAWLIQQLRDSGALDVACSPLQMKKGRPGTAVTALVLPEQAADLRRIWWRDSPTLGLRERRQGRWVLPRRRGVLSTPWGELAAKQMLKPDGTQSVKPERDALQQLAHRAGLSPETLWQKLSQERLQFNPEQEWTC, from the coding sequence ATGACGCCTGGCCTCGCCGCCTCCTACGTGGTGGATTGCCCGACGGGCCTGGCCGGGGACATGTTGTTGGCGTCCTGTCTGGATCTGGGGGTTTCCCCAGAAGTGATTCACGCGCCGCTGCGTGCCCTGGGTTTTGAGAATGGGTATGCCCTTCGAGTCGAGGAGGCGCATAACGGAGGCCTGCGCGGCCTGCGTCTCGAGGTTGAGTCGCGGGAGGAACATCCGCTTCATCGCCACTGGGGCGAGTTGCGGCAAAGAATCCTCACGGCTGCGCTCTCTCCCTTTTTGCACGACAAGGTGTTGTCGGTGTTCACCGCTCTCGCTGAAGCCGAGGCAGCCGTTCACGGCATTGCCGCTGATCATGTGCATTTCCATGAAGTTGGAGCCATGGACAGCCTTGTGGATGTGGTTGGGGTTTGTGCTGCCATCGAGCATCTCAATCCGACATCACTCTGGTGTGTCCCTCCTCCAGCAGGACGGGGCGGAGTTGCCACGGCTCACGGCCTGCTGCCGGTCCCTGCTCCAGCCGTACTCGAGCTGGCGCGATGTCATGGTGTGGAACTGCGCTGGGGCGGGGACTGGCCAGAAGCTGAGCTGACAACTCCGACAGGTCTGGCTCTGATGGCTGTGCTGGCCGATGGCTTTGGATGGCCAGAGAAGTTGGCTCCTGAGGCTGTTGGAACTGGCCTGGGCCATCGTGAGCTGGACCGCCCTAACTTGCTGCGCCTCATCCGTCAGCATCCTCAGGTCTCTGGTGCAACCAACCAGCCCCGTTGGCAGGACCTGATCATTCAGGAGGCCTGGATTGACGATGTTTCGGCTGAAGCCATGGCATGGCTGATTCAGCAGCTGCGTGATTCGGGTGCTTTGGATGTCGCCTGCTCTCCGCTGCAGATGAAGAAGGGACGTCCAGGAACTGCCGTGACGGCACTGGTGCTGCCTGAGCAGGCAGCTGATCTGCGCCGGATCTGGTGGAGGGACAGTCCAACCCTGGGTCTGCGCGAGCGGCGTCAGGGGCGCTGGGTGCTGCCGCGGCGTCGAGGCGTTCTCAGCACTCCATGGGGTGAGCTGGCGGCCAAGCAGATGTTGAAGCCGGACGGAACTCAGTCCGTGAAGCCCGAGCGGGATGCCCTTCAGCAACTCGCACACCGCGCTGGACTCTCTCCGGAGACTTTGTGGCAGAAGCTTTCTCAGGAGCGGCTTCAGTTCAATCCGGAGCAGGAGTGGACATGCTGA
- a CDS encoding lipopolysaccharide assembly protein LapB — protein sequence MGAVAGLCVVAGWTVTHLWTETHSPTTIQKHSSAAEVSGLEILKTQVQSHPSDWRWSLLLARAQYEDGDREAALRTLRPLQRLHPDRLEVMTLWAFLSQETDQGAEPIKRLSARFESLPAERRLKLGMLLADLQRLSGDTKKASDRYRNLIDDNPQRPEPLLAFALLKRDQGQGDAAIALLRKARTLNKNLAPTGTDLQTLELRWALEAARNRPAKPGLKAVKTP from the coding sequence TTGGGCGCAGTTGCAGGGCTGTGTGTGGTCGCAGGTTGGACAGTGACCCATCTCTGGACTGAGACTCACTCCCCGACAACCATTCAGAAACACTCCTCCGCCGCCGAAGTCTCAGGTCTGGAGATTCTCAAAACTCAGGTTCAGAGCCATCCGAGCGACTGGCGATGGTCACTGTTGCTGGCTCGCGCGCAGTACGAGGACGGAGATCGAGAAGCAGCCCTCCGCACCTTGAGGCCTTTGCAGCGCCTGCACCCCGATCGGCTCGAAGTGATGACCTTGTGGGCTTTTCTTTCACAGGAGACCGACCAGGGCGCAGAGCCAATCAAGCGCCTGAGCGCACGTTTTGAATCCCTTCCGGCTGAACGTCGGCTGAAGCTGGGAATGCTGTTGGCCGATCTGCAGCGCTTGTCAGGTGACACAAAAAAAGCTTCCGATCGCTACCGCAACCTGATCGACGACAACCCTCAACGACCTGAGCCATTGCTGGCGTTCGCCCTGCTGAAACGGGATCAGGGTCAAGGAGACGCTGCCATCGCCCTGCTCAGGAAAGCCAGGACACTGAACAAAAACCTGGCACCAACTGGCACTGATCTACAGACACTTGAACTGCGCTGGGCTCTCGAAGCTGCACGGAACAGACCGGCCAAGCCAGGCCTCAAGGCTGTGAAAACTCCCTGA
- the xth gene encoding exodeoxyribonuclease III — MQIASWNVNSIRTRLDHVVRWLEQSGVDLLALQETKVDDPLFPLEPFQSRGYNVSVHGQKSYNGVALISRHPLEDVRLGFIGELGTDPEAEELGQQKRVISALVDGIRVINLYVPNGSSLESEKYGYKLNWLSCLARYLRAAQTRDEPLCVVGDFNIGPEARDLHDPDRLSGGIMASDAERDALVQALGDDLKDAFRLFETGSGHWSWWDYRSGAWNRDSGWRIDHIYLSCDLQELALSCQIDKRERGREQPSDHAPVVVDLSWELEEEEVDDDQETFIAD; from the coding sequence GTGCAGATCGCAAGCTGGAATGTCAATTCGATTCGCACTCGACTGGATCACGTCGTCCGCTGGTTGGAGCAGAGCGGTGTGGATCTGCTGGCCCTGCAGGAGACCAAGGTTGATGATCCGCTCTTTCCGCTCGAGCCCTTCCAATCCAGGGGTTACAACGTCAGCGTCCATGGTCAGAAGTCCTACAACGGAGTGGCCCTGATCAGCCGGCATCCCCTGGAGGACGTGCGCTTGGGGTTCATCGGAGAACTGGGGACTGATCCTGAAGCTGAAGAGCTGGGTCAGCAGAAGAGGGTGATCAGTGCTCTTGTCGATGGGATCAGGGTGATCAATCTCTACGTGCCCAACGGTTCCAGCCTCGAATCCGAGAAATACGGCTACAAACTGAACTGGCTCTCATGCCTGGCGAGGTATCTGCGGGCAGCTCAGACAAGGGACGAGCCCCTCTGCGTTGTGGGTGATTTCAATATCGGACCGGAAGCCAGAGACCTGCATGACCCCGATCGTCTCAGCGGAGGAATCATGGCTTCAGATGCTGAACGCGATGCCCTGGTCCAGGCGCTTGGTGATGATCTCAAAGATGCCTTCCGGCTGTTCGAGACGGGAAGCGGCCACTGGAGCTGGTGGGACTACCGCAGCGGTGCATGGAACCGTGACAGCGGCTGGAGAATTGATCACATCTACCTGAGCTGCGATCTTCAGGAACTTGCCCTCAGCTGCCAGATCGACAAAAGGGAGCGTGGCCGAGAGCAACCCAGTGACCATGCACCTGTGGTGGTTGATCTCTCCTGGGAGCTGGAGGAGGAGGAGGTTGATGATGATCAGGAGACCTTCATCGCTGATTGA
- the hemL gene encoding glutamate-1-semialdehyde 2,1-aminomutase: MTAPSLNTSRSQELFSAAQALMPGGVSSPVRAFKSVGGQPIVFDRVKGAYAWDVDDNKYIDYVGSWGPAICGHAHPEVISALQETIEKGTSFGAPCALENALAEMVIDAVPSVEMVRFVNSGTEACMAVLRLMRAFTGRDKVIKFEGCYHGHADMFLVKAGSGVATLGLPDSPGVPRSTTANTLTAPYNDLEAVKQLFAENPDAISGVILEPIVGNAGFIQPEPGFLEGLRELTKENGALLVFDEVMTGFRISYGGAQAHFGVTPDLTTMGKVIGGGLPVGAYGGRREIMEMVAPAGPMYQAGTLSGNPLAMTAGIKTLELLKQPGSYEKLTATTEKLATGINEAATSAGLPITTGSVSAMFGFFLCEGPVRNFEEAKATDAERFGKLHRAMLERGVYLAPSAFEAGFTSLAHSDADIEATIQAFRDSFAAVA; this comes from the coding sequence GTGACAGCACCAAGCTTGAACACCAGTCGCTCCCAGGAGCTGTTCAGTGCCGCCCAGGCTCTGATGCCTGGTGGCGTGAGCTCCCCAGTGCGTGCATTCAAATCTGTGGGTGGCCAGCCGATCGTCTTCGATCGAGTCAAGGGCGCCTACGCCTGGGACGTTGATGACAACAAATACATCGATTACGTGGGCAGTTGGGGACCTGCGATCTGTGGCCACGCCCATCCCGAAGTCATCAGTGCGCTTCAGGAAACGATCGAAAAAGGCACCAGCTTCGGAGCCCCCTGCGCTCTTGAGAATGCCCTGGCTGAGATGGTGATCGATGCCGTTCCGAGCGTGGAGATGGTGCGCTTCGTGAACAGCGGCACAGAAGCCTGCATGGCCGTGCTGCGACTGATGCGCGCCTTCACAGGTCGCGACAAGGTCATCAAGTTCGAAGGTTGCTACCACGGCCATGCGGACATGTTCCTGGTGAAGGCCGGTTCCGGTGTGGCCACCCTCGGCCTACCTGACTCACCTGGCGTTCCCCGCAGCACCACTGCCAATACCCTCACAGCGCCTTACAACGATCTGGAGGCCGTCAAGCAGCTCTTCGCTGAAAACCCGGATGCCATTTCAGGTGTGATTCTCGAGCCCATCGTTGGCAATGCCGGGTTCATCCAGCCCGAGCCTGGTTTCCTTGAGGGTTTGCGCGAACTCACCAAGGAGAACGGTGCACTGCTGGTCTTTGACGAGGTCATGACGGGGTTCCGCATCAGTTACGGCGGCGCCCAGGCCCATTTCGGTGTCACCCCTGATCTCACCACCATGGGCAAAGTGATTGGCGGAGGACTCCCTGTAGGGGCCTACGGAGGTCGACGCGAAATCATGGAGATGGTGGCTCCTGCGGGCCCCATGTACCAGGCCGGCACGCTGAGCGGAAACCCCCTCGCCATGACTGCTGGCATAAAGACGCTCGAGCTTCTGAAGCAGCCCGGTAGCTACGAAAAACTCACCGCAACCACTGAGAAGCTGGCGACTGGCATCAATGAGGCTGCGACCTCTGCCGGCCTTCCGATCACGACCGGAAGCGTGAGCGCCATGTTCGGCTTCTTCCTTTGCGAAGGGCCTGTGCGCAACTTCGAAGAGGCGAAGGCAACCGATGCTGAACGCTTCGGCAAACTGCATCGCGCCATGCTTGAGCGTGGCGTGTACCTGGCTCCATCAGCCTTCGAGGCCGGCTTCACCTCCCTGGCCCATTCCGACGCGGACATCGAAGCAACGATTCAGGCATTCCGAGACAGCTTCGCTGCTGTCGCCTGA